One window of Chryseobacterium indologenes genomic DNA carries:
- a CDS encoding PIG-L family deacetylase, which yields MFKKVSTVFILGFYTVFCSAQQVRPSKSSEIYRELKTLKHLPKVLYLAAHPDDENTGLLSWLINDQNVETGYLSLTRGDGGQNLLGTEQGAALGLIRTHELLEARKLDGAQQFFTRAIDFGFSKNTTDTFKQWDADSITADVVWVIRQFRPDVIICRFPPTAAAGHGQHAASAVVAEKAFKLAGDKTAFPDQLKYVNVWQPKRVLWNTFRFGGVNTTAENQLKVTVGQYNAQLGMGYGELAGLSRSLHKSQGAGTQSVAGIRTEYFSHVIGDPAKTTLFDGVTKTWTSQGNADIDQSLNKIISAFNFNNPDQSLPALLTLRKKVMALNDSDLKKDKIKSLDNIILSCAGFMGEVVTNQAEAVAGDHYNFRLNLISRAANPVILENVQWLSQAENFNRKLSKDSLITIQHDIQIPADAALTEPYWLAKPPANSATFSVPNDTLVGLPEAESPLNVLLGLKIGSEKFQVKLPLSFKKLDPVRGDVVEALRIVPALELKFTQPLYLVKENEDLHLSLNIKVNSNKPLSKGNLNLMYNGERLGGADVNSFNGKDFTVDYVIPKAKLASINSSRLQLDANFLADGVTYNKKQVLIQYPHLPSLQYFAPATAAVMKGGIQATVKKVGYIEGAGDFIPEFLRIAGVQVDVLKDEDFYGNTDESGGNGSQNKLSQYDAIVLGVRANNTEKKLGRWMPFLWSYAKAGGNLVMQYNTNQDTTVGQLGMYNFSIANKRVTEENAEVKFLNPNHKLLNFPNKITADDFKGWVQERGAYFPAQWDAAYEPLFEMHDTDEEPLKGSTLYAKYGKGNFIYTPLAFFRQLPAGNAGAARLFFNFLSAQKN from the coding sequence ATGTTTAAAAAAGTAAGCACTGTATTTATCCTTGGATTTTATACGGTTTTTTGTTCGGCCCAGCAGGTCCGGCCTTCAAAATCATCTGAAATTTACCGTGAACTCAAAACCCTTAAACATCTGCCTAAAGTTTTATACCTTGCGGCTCACCCCGATGATGAAAATACAGGACTACTCTCCTGGTTAATCAACGATCAAAATGTAGAAACAGGCTATCTGTCTTTAACCAGAGGTGATGGCGGTCAGAATTTATTAGGCACAGAGCAGGGTGCTGCATTGGGTTTAATCAGAACACATGAGCTTTTAGAGGCAAGAAAGTTAGACGGCGCCCAACAGTTTTTTACCCGGGCGATTGATTTCGGGTTCTCTAAAAATACGACTGATACCTTTAAACAATGGGATGCAGACAGCATTACAGCGGATGTAGTTTGGGTAATCCGTCAATTCCGTCCGGATGTTATCATTTGCCGTTTTCCTCCTACTGCTGCGGCAGGCCACGGACAACATGCAGCTTCGGCTGTAGTGGCGGAAAAAGCTTTTAAGCTGGCAGGAGATAAAACTGCTTTCCCGGATCAACTGAAATATGTTAATGTATGGCAGCCAAAACGCGTATTGTGGAATACTTTCCGCTTTGGCGGGGTCAATACAACAGCCGAAAATCAACTGAAAGTTACCGTTGGACAATATAATGCACAATTGGGAATGGGCTATGGTGAACTGGCAGGATTAAGCAGAAGCTTACATAAAAGCCAGGGTGCGGGAACACAGTCCGTGGCCGGCATCAGAACTGAATATTTTTCACACGTTATTGGCGATCCTGCAAAAACAACACTTTTTGACGGAGTAACGAAAACCTGGACTTCACAGGGAAATGCTGATATTGATCAATCATTAAATAAAATTATTTCCGCTTTCAATTTCAATAATCCGGATCAGAGCTTGCCTGCGTTGCTTACTTTGCGAAAAAAGGTTATGGCGCTCAATGATTCAGACCTGAAAAAGGATAAAATTAAATCCCTTGACAATATCATTTTAAGCTGTGCCGGATTTATGGGAGAGGTAGTCACCAATCAGGCTGAAGCGGTAGCCGGGGATCATTACAATTTCAGGTTAAATTTGATTTCAAGAGCTGCAAATCCTGTGATTTTAGAAAATGTACAATGGCTAAGTCAAGCAGAAAACTTCAATAGAAAACTATCAAAAGATTCTTTAATTACCATTCAGCATGATATTCAGATTCCTGCAGATGCAGCACTCACAGAACCTTACTGGTTGGCAAAACCTCCCGCGAACTCAGCTACTTTCTCGGTTCCGAATGATACCTTAGTTGGTTTGCCTGAAGCAGAATCACCACTCAATGTTTTGCTTGGTTTAAAAATCGGTTCAGAAAAGTTTCAGGTTAAACTTCCTTTATCTTTCAAGAAATTAGATCCGGTGCGTGGTGATGTGGTTGAAGCTTTGCGTATTGTTCCTGCTTTGGAACTGAAATTTACACAACCACTTTATCTCGTTAAAGAAAATGAAGATTTACATTTGAGTTTAAATATTAAGGTTAATTCTAACAAACCGTTAAGTAAAGGTAACCTAAACCTTATGTATAACGGAGAACGGTTAGGTGGCGCTGATGTCAATTCTTTCAATGGAAAAGATTTTACCGTTGATTACGTTATTCCAAAAGCTAAACTTGCCTCAATAAACTCCTCCCGTTTGCAATTGGATGCTAATTTTCTTGCAGATGGAGTCACTTACAATAAAAAACAGGTATTAATTCAATATCCGCATTTACCTTCCTTACAATATTTTGCGCCTGCCACTGCAGCCGTAATGAAAGGGGGTATTCAGGCAACAGTTAAAAAAGTGGGATACATAGAAGGTGCAGGCGATTTCATTCCTGAGTTTCTACGCATTGCAGGCGTTCAGGTAGATGTGTTGAAAGACGAAGATTTTTATGGCAACACAGATGAATCCGGCGGAAACGGCAGTCAGAATAAACTGTCGCAATATGATGCCATTGTACTTGGTGTTCGTGCCAATAACACAGAGAAGAAGCTGGGTCGCTGGATGCCTTTTTTATGGTCTTATGCAAAAGCTGGAGGCAATCTGGTGATGCAGTATAACACTAACCAGGATACAACCGTTGGCCAATTGGGAATGTATAATTTCAGTATTGCCAATAAGCGTGTTACCGAAGAAAATGCTGAGGTTAAGTTTTTAAATCCAAATCATAAATTACTGAACTTCCCGAATAAAATTACTGCGGATGATTTTAAAGGCTGGGTTCAGGAGCGTGGTGCCTATTTCCCTGCTCAATGGGACGCAGCATATGAGCCGCTTTTTGAAATGCACGATACAGATGAAGAACCGCTGAAGGGATCCACTTTATATGCAAAATACGGAAAAGGAAATTTTATTTATACACCGCTGGCATTTTTCAGACAGCTGCCTGCAGGAAATGCTGGTGCGGCACGTTTATTTTTTAACTTTTTATCTGCACAGAAAAACTGA
- a CDS encoding AAA family ATPase produces the protein MRIAIIGAHKVGKTTLAEELLENLPGYTLEIEPYYQMESSGYEFSEEPHPDDFLEQFNYSAKLVFKSGDDVIFDRCVIDILAYLHVLDSGRNIQFLFEKVQTIIDEIDVFVFVPIEEPDLISKHQIELPKLRHKVNELLYDWIEDLGIKVIKVSGTSSNRKDQVLTGILS, from the coding sequence ATGAGAATTGCAATAATCGGTGCTCACAAAGTCGGTAAAACTACACTGGCAGAAGAACTTTTGGAGAACCTTCCCGGGTACACCCTTGAAATAGAACCCTACTACCAGATGGAGTCTTCAGGGTATGAATTTTCAGAAGAACCTCATCCTGACGATTTTCTTGAACAATTTAATTATTCAGCCAAACTGGTCTTCAAAAGCGGAGATGATGTCATATTTGACAGATGTGTCATTGACATCTTAGCTTATCTTCATGTTCTTGATTCAGGTCGAAATATCCAGTTTCTCTTTGAAAAAGTTCAAACCATCATCGATGAAATTGATGTTTTTGTTTTTGTCCCTATTGAAGAACCCGATCTGATATCCAAACATCAAATAGAGCTGCCAAAACTCAGGCATAAGGTTAATGAGTTACTTTATGACTGGATTGAGGATCTTGGAATAAAGGTCATTAAAGTAAGCGGAACTTCATCGAACCGAAAAGATCAGGTGTTGACCGGAATTTTATCCTAG
- a CDS encoding helix-turn-helix domain-containing protein has protein sequence MYKWQIEELKFQIGKLIQLYRLKRGLSQFQLGNELNISSNHVGRIERAETNPTIESLILFCNFLEIDLLHLFTKLNEKDLKKIESEIDQLQKEFKNQNKRKS, from the coding sequence ATGTATAAATGGCAAATAGAAGAATTAAAATTTCAAATTGGAAAGCTTATTCAATTATATAGGTTAAAAAGGGGACTTTCACAGTTTCAGCTTGGAAATGAGCTTAATATCTCAAGTAACCATGTTGGTAGAATTGAAAGAGCCGAAACGAATCCAACCATTGAAAGTCTTATCCTATTTTGTAATTTTCTTGAAATTGATCTATTACATTTATTTACAAAACTCAATGAAAAAGACTTAAAGAAGATTGAAAGTGAAATCGATCAGCTACAAAAAGAATTTAAAAATCAAAATAAGAGAAAATCCTGA